One stretch of Podospora bellae-mahoneyi strain CBS 112042 chromosome 2, whole genome shotgun sequence DNA includes these proteins:
- a CDS encoding hypothetical protein (EggNog:ENOG503NYWH; COG:C), with translation MTAQTDLLLAQRAAASIPEEPQPESATPSLTYSSSDEQEIEEPTKPIPRRRRASTRLIAKSPEDVQRITGETTTQLIRRCCGGGCCLGGAPKKDNNVEYEVIELPDNDAYRSLNLKIDKIPTTLSGVCDVPEQTAFLQPVRRPSNIPSPSEPAVPFGTESDTTSSVAGIEKTLQDLTLERLDTQIQPPKFVQPHPPHHVFPARIHNTRELTKPGAEKRTFHFDLDVTNYPEGEDVDFKVGGAIGVSAPNEASIVQEILDLLLVPRFLRDKPVLLRTTKGRWPTVWGADQAREIVTTRRDLLTWCSDVQSYPPTKQILRVLAEHTTDATERKILRYLCSAEGQGVFCDFRTGPHISLVQLLHAFPNAKPPLDLLLSVLQPLMPRFYSLSNDPHESFLTRDGKQHRLIEIAVTVHEAEDWRNGSRTGIGSGFFQRQALKFIEAQEKGEKDPEFYIPMFKGLMANPLAKQFVSDGPMLLIGAGVGIAPFRGFVQRRLKTANCANKVWVLQGVRDSLVDELYSGEWGVHEDEVKKVVQSRRGPGRYVQEEVKAQADLVWYIINAVDGRVFVCGSSRGMGEGVEKALVEVAMEKGNLEHDEAQQFWNLKKETGQYIAETW, from the coding sequence ATGACGGCGCAGACagaccttcttcttgcccagcGTGCGGCTGCGAGCATTCCTGAGGAGCCCCAGCCCGAATCGGCCACACCGTCACTTACATACTCGAGCTCTGACGAACAGGAGATTGAAGAGCCAACAAAACCGATCCCACGTCGCCGGCGGGCGTCCACACGCCTGATCGCCAAGAGCCCGGAAGATGTGCAACGCATAACCGGTGAGACGACAACGCAATTGATCCGGCGATGCTGCGGCGGAGGCtgctgtcttggtggtgccccgaaaaaagacaacaacgTGGAGTACGAGGTGATCGAGCTTCCCGACAATGACGCATACCGTTCTCTGAACCTCAAGATCGACAAGATTCCTACCACACTCAGCGGAGTGTGCGATGTTCCCGAGCAAACGGCTTTCCTGCAACCCGTTCGCCGGCCCTCCAACATTCCATCGCCATCCGAGCCTGCTGTGCCGTTCGGCACGGAGAGTGACACCACTTCGTCAGTGGCCGGCATCGAAAAGACACTCCAGGACTTGACATTGGAGAGGCTCGACACACAAATACAACCTCCCAAATTTGTGCAACCACACCCGCCGCACCATGTGTTCCCCGCGCGCATTCACAACACTCGCGAGTTGACCAAGCCTGGTGCTGAGAAGCGCACCTTCCACTTCGACCTTGATGTCACCAACTATccagagggtgaggatgttgaCTTCAAAGTCGGTGGCGCAATCGGCGTGTCTGCGCCCAACGAGGCTTCTATAGTGCAGGAAATCCTCGACTTGCTCCTGGTCCCCCGATTTCTGCGCGACAAGCCTGTGCTCCTCCGGACGACCAAGGGCCGTTGGCCAACCGTTTGGGGCGCCGACCAGGCTCGTGAGATTGTCACCACCCGCCGCGATCTTCTAACGTGGTGCTCCGATGTCCAGTCATACCCACCAACGAAGCAAATTCTCCGTGTGCTTGCTGAGCACACCACTGACGCAACTGAGCGCAAGATCTTGCGGTACCTCTGCTCCGCCGAGGGTCAGGGCGTCTTCTGCGACTTCCGAACCGGTCCACACATCAGTCTGGTCCAACTACTGCACGCCTTCCCTAACGCCAAGCCACcgcttgatcttctcctaTCCGTCCTGCAGCCACTTATGCCCCGCTTCTACTCGTTGTCGAACGACCCTCATGAGTCGTTCCTGACACGCGATGGGAAGCAGCATCGGTTGATTGAGATTGCCGTCACCGTTCATGAGGCGGAGGACTGGCGCAATGGCAGTCGGACGGGTATTGGCTCGGGTTTCTTTCAGAGACAGGCTTTGAAGTTCATCGAGGCtcaggagaagggggagaaagaCCCAGAGTTTTATATCCCCATGTTCAAGGGTTTGATGGCCAACCCGCTTGCCAAGCAGTTCGTCTCGGACGGACCGATGCTCCTTATTGGGGCTGGCGTCGGTATTGCTCCGTTTAGAGGCTTCGTCCAGCGGCGTCTCAAGACGGCCAACTGTGCGAACAAGGTCTGGGTGCTCCAGGGTGTCCGTGATTCGCTGGTGGACGAGCTTTACAGTGGCGAGTGGGGTGTCCATGAGGATGAAGTCAAGAAGGTTGTCCAGAGCCGCAGGGGCCCAGGAAGATATGTccaggaggaggtcaaggccCAGGCTGACCTTGTCTGGTACATCATCAACGCTGTCGACGGCAGAGTCTTTGTCTGCGGAAGCAGCAGGGGCAtgggcgagggtgttgagaaGGCGCTTGTCGAGGTTGCCATGGAGAAGGGCAACCTGGAGCATGACGAGGCTCAGCAGTTTTGGAACTTGAAAAAGGAGACGGGCCAGTACATTGCCGAGACTTGGTGA
- a CDS encoding hypothetical protein (EggNog:ENOG503P9W2) encodes MTSTTLPPTNPNTQNNFPLRNGSLNAQTTTLPLTRKPTPLSSPATPRFNHAVSPAFKRSVERPAALNALPTMNGSPPNLRNASVHTPPDDDSTSWTGDSTASSGDDDLSPPPPPPPPPPPPPRALKPEIVHPVPPTNLLPVGQIWAAQATPAIAPAVHAPIRPHPLDIDGSESEFSDSDEASTSRYHDRLRRDLGAAVEGKQRDLRQLRSQMSTKLDEMLDAIRKLTTLENEAMKLLKPDQGGVQKFRQLQKTQMELLSTFKAIRSDFEEDEFQLQSLESDLVRAARPAPFSARPNAVGLPGMDSVMQQSIIEAKEEVPEILLGISGERYDDIHPRYQDLLDKVGDRELAREHCEEIRYRREDIIYELEIKLHRKRMQENPGNSISEEELAEMKTSLESIPTNPGEFQARFGLSANEEDLNFLEDYDRQLQRAQRRFDRAEQEVHRLREWCINNKAMRQNASYNELLTIYLGTDQPPLPPDDGNMPIEFVPRTGHSKLAHDRFPILMSNPSHVLDELSEQAALNKAMALPADSPESAQRRAECMKELGITKLFQNARNTPDLINRWLLHRLRTCPMEIELMLTVFETSCKVVNLRRWQEEVLFYWPRDEAAKKSPLEFEGPRTPVDEIYLGEQDFSRINSDIHRSQQADEGGQHSSRRSSGSESDG; translated from the coding sequence ATGACTTCCACCACAttaccaccaaccaaccccaacacgCAAAACAATTTTCCACTGAGAAATGGCTCCTTAAACGCTCAAACCACCACACTACCTTTGACCCGCAAACCTACACCACTCTCGTCGCCAGCTACGCCTCGCTTCAACCATGCTGTGTCGCCGGCATTCAAACGGTCTGTTGAGAGGCCAGCTGCCCTCAATGCCTTGCCCACGATGAATGGGTCACCGCCTAACCTACGCAATGCTTCTGTTCACACACCTCCTGACGATGATTCGACCTCTTGGACTGGAGATAGTACAGCAAgcagtggtgatgacgatttgtccccaccccctcctccaccccctcctccaccaccccctccacgaGCTTTAAAGCCCGAGATTGTCCATCCAgttccaccaaccaacctgCTGCCCGTTGGCCAAATTTGGGCAGCACAGGCTACGCCTGCCATAGCACCGGCTGTTCATGCTCCAATCCGACCACATCCTCTTGACATCGACGGTTCGGAGTCGGAATTTAGCGATTCGGACGAGGCATCCACAAGTCGATATCATGATCGGCTGCGCCGGGATCTGGGGGCTGCGGTCGAAGGCAAGCAACGCGACCTCCGCCAGCTAAGATCGCAGATGTCTACCAAGCTTGACGAAATGCTTGACGCCATACGCAAGTTGACGACCTTGGAAAATGAGGCCATGAAGCTTTTGAAGCCGGACCAAGGGGGTGTTCAAAAGTTTCGTCAACTACAAAAAACCCAGATGGAACTCCTCTCGACATTCAAAGCAATCAGGAGTGATTTCGAAGAAGATGAGTTTCAGTTGCAGAGCTTGGAGAGTGATTTGGTCAGGGCTGCACGACCAGCTCCATTCTCAGCCAGGCCTAATGCCGTAGGCCTGCCGGGGATGGATTCAGTCATGCAACAGTCCATTATTGAAGCGAAAGAGGAGGTGCCAGAGATCTTGTTGGGCATATCGGGAGAACGCTACGACGATATACACCCTCGGTATCAAGATCTTTTGGACAAAGTTGGAGATCGCGAACTTGCCCGAGAACATTGTGAGGAAATCAGGTATCGCCGCGAGGATATCATCTACGAACTTGAGATCAAACTTCACCGGAAGAGGATGCAAGAGAACCCGGGCAACTCGAtcagcgaggaggagctaGCGGAAATGAAGACATCGCTCGAAAGCATTCCGACAAATCCTGGAGAATTTCAGGCTCGATTTGGACTCTCCGCTAACGAAGAAGACCTCAACTTTCTCGAGGACTACGACCGCCAACTGCAACGAGCGCAAAGGAGGTTTGACAGGGCAGAACAGGAAGTTCACCGGCTGCGAGAATGGTGCATCAACAATAAGGCGATGCGTCAAAATGCCTCCTATAACGAGTTACTAACAATCTACCTTGGGACCGACCAGCCACCGCTTCCCCCGGATGACGGGAATATGCCCATTGAATTCGTCCCGCGAACAGGTCACAGCAAGCTTGCCCATGATCGGTTTCCTATTCTCATGTCGAATCCATCGCATGTCCTGGACGAATTATCGGAACAAGCGGCTCTGAACAAGGCGATGGCACTTCCAGCAGACTCCCCGGAGAGTGCTCAGCGGAGGGCTGAGTGCATGAAGGAGTTAGGAATCACCAAGCTGTTTCAGAACGCCAGGAATACCCCTGACCTGATCAATCGATGGCTACTTCACCGCCTCCGCACATGTCCTATGGAAATAGAGCTCATGCTTACTGTATTTGAGACGAGCTGCAAGGTTGTCAACTTGCGGAGAtggcaggaggaggtgctgtTTTACTGGCCAAGAGACGAGGCAGCCAAGAAGTCACCGCTGGAATTTGAAGGACCTCGAACACCGGTGGATGAGATATATCTTGGAGAGCAGGACTTTTCACGAATCAACTCTGACATTCACAGGAGTCAGCAGGCGGACGAGGGGGGTCAACACAGCTCAAGGAGATCGAGTGGAAGTGAGAGTGATGGATGA
- the FRM2 gene encoding type II nitroreductase (COG:S; EggNog:ENOG503P1VX) has protein sequence MQRFAHPLRTLLKNTTYRVATPRPITTPITTPKMFSSSKTTPAVQGADGFLSHIKGRRTIYALNKTLPISTDRVQEIVKESLLHVPSSFNSQSNRVVVLLGAEHDKFWDITTAILKSIVPEENFASTAARMAGFKAGAGTVLFFEDQDVVKGMQEKFALYADRFDPWAGHSSAMLQFAVWTALEAEGLGANLQHYNPLVDQKVQQEWSVPSTWKLSAQLVFGGKAGEPGEKTFGPLEQKYRVFGSA, from the exons ATGCAGAGATTCGCCCACCCGCTTCGCACACTCCTCAAAAACACCACCTATAGAGTTGCTACTCCCCGTCCTATTACCACACCAATTACTACCCCCAAGATGTTTTCCTCCAGcaaaaccacccccgccgTCCAGGGCGCTGAcggcttcctctcccacatcAAAGGCCGCCGCACAATCTACGCCCTCAACAAgaccctccccatctctaCCGACCGCGTCCAAGAAATCGTAAAGgaatccctcctccacgtcccctcttccttcaactcccaaTCCAACcgcgtcgtcgtcctcctcggcgccgaGCACGACAAGTTCTGggacatcaccaccgccatcctcaagtcCATCGTCCCCGAGGAGAACTTCGCCTCGACGGCCGCCCGCATGGCCGGGTTCAAGGCCGGCGCAGGCACTGTTTTGTTCTTTGAGGACCAGGACGTCGTCAAGGGCATGCAGGAAAAGTTTGCCCTTTATGCTGATCG TTTCGACCCCTGGGCCGGCCACTCAAGCGCCATGCTCCAGTTCGCAGTCTGGACCGCCCTCGAAGCCGAAGGCCTGGGCGCCAACCTCCAGCACTACAACCCCCTCGTCGACCAGAAGGTCCAGCAGGAGTGGTCCGTCCCATCGACGTGGAAGCTCTCCGCTCAGCTCGTCTTTGGCGGCAAGGCCGGCGAGC
- a CDS encoding hypothetical protein (EggNog:ENOG503P7K4), translated as MNATLRSYMQRGQKFHESFRRFIVVATDEGHSTCVPILTYGHQACTKKGVKPRKHGIVYASGTRPRMMPGEPDLGFEPVRLELTERTEKLDKESRVNYAKLVTIEHNYRVFFIGRIATSDFHNIVTPAVDYCWQNKNR; from the exons ATGAACGCGACCCTGCGATCCTACATGCAACGAGGCCAGAAGTTTCATGAAAGCTTTCGTCGGTTCATTGTTGTCGCTACCGACGAAGGTCATTCTACTTGCGT GCCTATTCTGACATATGGTCATCAAGCCTGCACCAAAAAGGGCGTGAAGCCCCGCAAGCATGGGATCGTCTATGCCTCTGGTACAAGACCACGCATGATGCCGGGCGAGCCAGACTTGGGTTTCGAACCTGTGCGGCTCGAGCTCACAGAACGAACcgagaagctcgacaaggaGTCGCGCGTGAATTACGCGAAGCTTGTCACGATCGAGCACAACTACAGAGTGTTCTTCATTGGCCGTATTGCCACCTCCGACTTCCACAACATCGTCACACCCGCTGTTGACTACTGTTGGCAAAACAAGAACCGTTAG